The Saprospiraceae bacterium genome includes a window with the following:
- a CDS encoding carboxypeptidase-like regulatory domain-containing protein, with amino-acid sequence MQQHISSNIFYNSKSLTGKLISVLFISLFSFLVFIPFTSGQSVTSVSGRIYDADTKEPLIFVEVSFLGTTVGTTTDTDGYFLLETRFPSDTLMVNYLGYVSQKVKVVRGKKQNFDFYLKFESKVMETVVFKAKKEKYSKKNNPALELAKKVTQNRKQNHLKGLDYLQYEKYEKVRLDLNNITHNFKNSFITKDLEFMWEFEDTSSINGKTYLPIFLRETLSTYYFRKSPEKEKEYRKAIKFSEITEQFDAKSLNSVIDVLYTDIDIYNDEIQLLENQFVSPVSKPGFNFYRYYIIDTTIINGKSAINLAFIPAVKGNIGFTGNMYISNDEKYTVLKIDMGIINGINLNFVRDLRIEQEFEPYEDKYIRTKDVLTIDYSLSANGLGAFGTRTVVYSDFKFNEPSEPSVYSGLLAVEEAPDVYRPNEFWEQNRLVPLNKSDSDLYKMVDMLRSSKKFNSLVYLTRVFTTGFVPLDRVEFGPLATFASYNPVEGTQIRFGGWSTFKLSKKILLQAYGSYTTRMKRYKYSTGFTYTFNEDYKRNPRHYIRLSADRESIFPGQDLDFFSPDNILLSLRRGVVDKMLFNDVYKIFYENENDVLSYNIALIHKNREPIGTLQFLYNDPVLETEVSIQDITTSEVQIGLKFAPNEKFIQGKQNRRPLFNEYPVIKLNYIKGFENILGGQYNYDRLTLNLFKQFEWTTWGTTNIILESGKIWGDVPYILKFIPRGNQTYAYQLASYNLMNFLEFSTDQYASINIEHFFFGRFLNQVPLIKKLKLREVVTFKALYGSTSAKNNPNLHSELVQLPKDENGQTTTFLLDGRPYIEASIGVTNIFKMFRVDLVRRFNYLENPNLPTLFGSKGWGIRARIHLEF; translated from the coding sequence ATGCAACAACATATTTCATCCAATATATTTTATAATTCAAAAAGTTTAACAGGAAAATTAATTTCTGTTCTGTTCATCAGTTTGTTTAGCTTTTTAGTATTTATTCCATTTACATCAGGTCAGAGTGTAACTTCTGTAAGTGGCCGGATATATGATGCAGACACAAAAGAACCCCTTATATTTGTAGAAGTCAGTTTTTTAGGTACAACGGTTGGTACAACCACGGATACAGATGGTTATTTTCTGTTAGAGACCCGTTTCCCTTCTGATACGCTGATGGTCAATTATCTTGGTTATGTATCACAAAAAGTCAAAGTTGTTAGAGGCAAAAAACAAAATTTTGATTTTTACCTGAAATTTGAGAGTAAAGTGATGGAGACTGTTGTATTCAAAGCAAAAAAGGAGAAATACAGTAAAAAGAACAACCCTGCTCTTGAACTGGCCAAAAAAGTTACTCAAAACAGAAAACAAAATCATCTGAAAGGTTTGGATTATCTTCAGTATGAAAAATATGAAAAGGTTAGATTAGATTTAAATAATATTACCCATAATTTCAAAAACTCCTTTATTACCAAGGATCTTGAGTTTATGTGGGAGTTCGAAGATACTTCCAGTATTAACGGAAAAACGTATTTACCTATCTTTCTCCGAGAAACACTATCAACTTATTATTTCCGAAAGTCTCCTGAGAAAGAAAAAGAATACAGAAAAGCAATCAAATTTTCAGAAATAACAGAACAGTTTGATGCCAAGTCCTTAAACAGTGTCATTGATGTACTTTACACTGATATTGACATTTATAACGATGAAATCCAGTTATTGGAAAATCAATTTGTTAGTCCTGTTTCCAAACCAGGATTTAATTTTTACAGATATTACATTATTGACACAACCATCATCAATGGAAAGTCTGCAATCAACCTTGCTTTTATACCGGCTGTGAAAGGAAATATTGGATTCACCGGAAACATGTACATTTCTAATGATGAAAAATATACCGTACTTAAAATAGATATGGGTATCATTAATGGTATAAATTTGAATTTTGTCAGAGATTTACGCATTGAACAGGAGTTTGAGCCTTATGAAGACAAATATATACGTACCAAAGATGTCCTGACCATTGACTATTCTCTCTCTGCTAATGGATTGGGGGCTTTTGGAACCCGTACAGTAGTTTATTCCGATTTTAAATTTAATGAGCCTTCAGAACCGTCTGTTTATTCAGGTTTATTGGCTGTAGAAGAAGCTCCTGATGTGTACAGACCCAATGAATTTTGGGAGCAGAACAGACTTGTACCTCTCAATAAAAGTGACAGCGACCTATACAAAATGGTGGATATGTTGCGAAGCAGTAAAAAATTCAATTCTTTAGTATATCTGACGAGAGTATTCACCACCGGATTCGTACCTTTAGACCGGGTTGAATTTGGTCCCCTGGCGACATTTGCAAGCTATAATCCTGTAGAAGGTACTCAAATCAGATTTGGTGGTTGGTCAACTTTTAAACTAAGTAAAAAAATACTTTTACAAGCTTACGGATCTTATACCACCCGTATGAAACGGTACAAGTATTCGACAGGTTTTACATATACTTTTAATGAAGATTATAAAAGAAATCCCAGACATTACATTCGTTTATCCGCAGATAGAGAAAGTATATTTCCCGGACAGGATCTTGACTTCTTCAGCCCCGACAATATTTTATTATCACTGAGAAGAGGAGTCGTTGATAAAATGTTGTTCAATGATGTTTACAAGATTTTTTATGAAAACGAAAATGATGTCTTAAGTTATAATATAGCTTTGATTCATAAAAACAGAGAACCCATTGGAACTTTACAGTTTCTTTACAATGATCCTGTTTTAGAGACTGAAGTTTCAATTCAGGACATCACGACTTCTGAAGTTCAGATAGGATTAAAATTTGCTCCAAATGAAAAATTCATCCAGGGGAAACAAAACAGAAGACCCCTGTTTAATGAATATCCTGTAATAAAACTTAATTATATAAAAGGTTTTGAAAACATACTTGGTGGTCAATATAATTATGACCGTCTGACCTTAAACCTTTTCAAACAGTTTGAATGGACCACTTGGGGTACTACAAATATTATCCTTGAATCCGGTAAAATCTGGGGCGACGTACCTTATATTCTTAAGTTTATTCCTCGAGGTAATCAAACTTATGCATATCAACTGGCTTCCTATAACCTGATGAATTTTCTTGAATTTTCAACAGATCAGTATGCATCCATAAACATTGAGCATTTCTTTTTTGGCAGATTTTTGAATCAGGTGCCCCTTATTAAAAAACTGAAATTAAGAGAAGTCGTAACTTTTAAAGCATTATATGGTTCTACATCAGCCAAGAATAATCCAAATCTTCATTCAGAGCTGGTTCAATTACCTAAAGATGAAAATGGTCAAACCACAACATTTTTATTAGATGGAAGACCTTACATTGAAGCAAGCATCGGCGTGACAAACATTTTTAAAATGTTCAGAGTAGATCTTGTACGCAGATTTAATTATCTCGAAAATCCTAACCTGCCTACGCTTTTTGGATCAAAGGGGTGGGGAATTCGAGCCAGAATACATTTGGAATTT
- a CDS encoding T9SS type A sorting domain-containing protein produces the protein MVKKDLLTRCKGIPVLQSLLLSLLVLFSTGYSYGQTMACNDQVNVSLNEDCEARITPLMILEGESINLALNSTVKVSGIPTSVPYSHPVVTTPGFYSVTVTSPQGNSCWGNMLVEDKLPPVVNCNCPVGNDDPACSFLCTDEVAFLAGTLNFPKPTAVDACTATTVVFGDQVIQGDCGFKTIRRTWIFSDAFGNTSAPCVSEYYFEKVDIFTDLTPPYQAVQLTCGADVSMPGIFTFIKNQLKPIYLAEFLAPPFNYNQSQANAAAEAKAIEEANKHAWPTVNGIPLSAPICNIMAAKQDTEIPACGPTCTNSKKVIRLWTIIDWCTGETRTVTQIIKATDDEAPTIVAKNITVSVDPWVCAGNFLLPAPDILHDNCDANPTYTVEGPFGVVIKYDIPSKRFLVTGAPKGVHTFTYVGKDCCENEGRYDITVTIVDRTPPVAVAKQYIVISLTTDGDGEGIAKLFANSVDNGSYDQCSNVHLEIRREFQPGRDEIGCGYTGNYTYNADGHPNDGSSNPNASNYDPDNGAYVKFCCADITNTDGAVPFGIVKVWMRVWDDGDMNGIYGTAGDNFNETWVEVRVEDKLPPKIVCPPDITLACNDDHLDLSRTGRATAYSNCLNLETEFTDVNFLNSCGNGYVLRNWRVKGKPGFVCTQRITKYNPFPLFAGSIVWPSDRTTNCAGNPIIDQPTWTAGPCDQVGVSLKSDTFYFEGNACLKILNRWTVIDWCQYDPNATAPTGYYTHTQTIKVIDEVKPTLGSCADLMFEINDDNDADNDGNKCERKNLVLTQTATDQGQCASDWLKWVIFVDLWGDGTNDYEFSSFLPASDVTFNDTNGNGIPDRYVGATGQGQTVSITIPEDILGSMSNHKVRWSVSDGCGNVTSCSQNFMVVDKKKPTPYCLNISSALMLNGQVELWAVDFNLGSFDNCTAKNNLLYTFDGANPNLTRLNQVHYFKGAGQNASEAEYNAGLAQKWLPASNSSGRIFNCSHLPSVDVQMTVWDEKLNFEYCLVKLNLADNQGACGNTPNVTVTGTTTTQTGAVLIGAEVTLANGIAEMTRTYYTGNNGIFAFPNTVMHYDYTIQGAKNDDYLNGVSTLDLVLIQRHILDLEKLNNPYNIIAADVNNDQKVTAADMVELRKLILGIYNTLPSNGSWKFINAKQTFFDVNHPWPLTETINLENLSSNMENQNFISVKVGDVNGSASSQISGGNTENRSVINLKSDDQAVASGQEYTVSFTSSEVQNIYGFQFTMDLKNAELIDVFAGSKRLADANIARQDANRYTVSWNDITPLNGNDVISFRILSKANGLISDMVDVNSTVTKAEIYTGQTPKASKLSLRFADKGTDTEFVVYQNEPNPFKDNTSIGFNLPEAGKVKLTVTDINGREIYTNSNSFGKGYNNFTLNRNDIKYTGVMIYKIESGSYTATKKMIGLE, from the coding sequence ATGGTAAAAAAAGATTTACTTACACGTTGTAAGGGGATTCCGGTATTGCAATCACTACTGTTGAGTCTCCTTGTTCTTTTCTCAACCGGTTACAGCTATGGTCAGACGATGGCTTGTAATGACCAGGTCAATGTTTCACTTAATGAAGATTGTGAAGCAAGAATTACCCCTTTAATGATTTTGGAGGGCGAGTCAATTAATCTTGCTTTAAATTCTACGGTAAAGGTGAGTGGTATTCCTACCAGTGTACCTTATTCTCATCCGGTGGTAACCACTCCAGGGTTTTACTCAGTTACCGTTACAAGCCCTCAGGGAAATTCCTGTTGGGGTAACATGTTGGTGGAAGACAAACTTCCGCCTGTAGTCAATTGCAATTGTCCGGTCGGAAATGATGATCCGGCATGTAGCTTCCTGTGTACAGACGAAGTTGCTTTTTTAGCAGGAACTTTGAATTTTCCCAAACCTACCGCAGTTGATGCTTGTACAGCAACTACTGTTGTTTTTGGCGATCAGGTGATACAGGGTGATTGTGGTTTCAAAACGATCCGCAGAACCTGGATTTTTTCTGATGCTTTTGGCAACACTTCTGCACCATGCGTGTCGGAGTATTATTTTGAAAAAGTTGATATTTTTACTGACCTTACTCCACCATATCAGGCAGTTCAGTTGACGTGTGGAGCAGATGTTAGTATGCCCGGCATATTTACGTTTATTAAAAATCAACTAAAGCCTATTTATCTTGCTGAATTTTTAGCGCCACCATTCAACTATAACCAAAGTCAGGCAAATGCCGCAGCTGAGGCTAAAGCTATTGAAGAAGCAAACAAACATGCATGGCCTACAGTAAATGGAATTCCGCTTTCGGCACCTATATGTAATATCATGGCAGCAAAGCAGGATACTGAAATTCCGGCTTGTGGCCCTACATGTACAAACAGTAAAAAAGTCATCAGACTCTGGACAATCATTGACTGGTGTACAGGAGAGACCCGTACCGTTACACAGATTATTAAAGCAACTGATGATGAAGCACCCACTATCGTAGCTAAAAATATTACCGTTAGTGTAGATCCTTGGGTTTGTGCGGGCAACTTTTTACTTCCTGCACCGGATATTTTACACGATAATTGTGATGCAAATCCAACTTATACCGTGGAAGGCCCGTTTGGCGTAGTTATCAAATATGATATTCCAAGCAAAAGATTTCTGGTTACAGGTGCACCTAAAGGTGTTCATACCTTTACGTATGTAGGCAAAGACTGTTGTGAAAACGAAGGAAGATATGACATTACAGTTACAATAGTAGATCGTACACCACCGGTAGCAGTTGCAAAACAATATATTGTCATTTCACTTACTACAGATGGTGATGGCGAAGGAATTGCAAAATTATTTGCAAACAGTGTGGACAACGGATCTTATGACCAATGTTCAAATGTACATCTGGAAATAAGAAGAGAATTCCAACCTGGAAGAGATGAAATAGGTTGCGGATATACCGGCAACTACACGTACAATGCAGATGGACATCCTAATGATGGATCCAGTAATCCTAATGCATCAAACTACGACCCTGACAACGGAGCTTATGTTAAATTTTGTTGTGCGGATATCACCAATACAGACGGAGCAGTACCTTTTGGAATCGTGAAAGTATGGATGAGAGTTTGGGATGATGGCGATATGAACGGTATCTATGGAACCGCAGGCGACAACTTTAATGAGACATGGGTAGAAGTAAGAGTTGAAGACAAACTTCCGCCTAAGATTGTATGTCCTCCGGATATTACGTTAGCGTGTAATGATGATCATCTTGATTTAAGCAGAACAGGAAGAGCGACAGCTTATTCAAACTGTCTGAACCTAGAGACAGAGTTTACGGATGTTAATTTCCTGAATTCATGTGGTAACGGTTATGTACTCAGAAACTGGAGAGTGAAAGGAAAACCGGGATTTGTGTGTACACAAAGAATTACAAAGTACAATCCATTTCCGCTTTTTGCCGGATCAATTGTGTGGCCGTCAGACAGAACTACGAATTGTGCTGGAAATCCTATCATCGACCAACCCACCTGGACAGCAGGTCCTTGTGATCAGGTAGGTGTAAGTTTGAAAAGCGATACGTTTTATTTTGAAGGAAATGCATGTTTGAAAATCTTAAACAGATGGACTGTAATCGACTGGTGTCAGTATGATCCGAATGCAACTGCGCCTACCGGATATTATACGCATACTCAGACCATTAAGGTTATTGACGAAGTTAAGCCTACTTTAGGATCATGTGCTGACCTGATGTTTGAAATTAATGATGACAACGATGCGGATAATGACGGAAATAAGTGTGAGAGAAAAAATCTAGTACTTACTCAAACAGCGACAGATCAGGGACAATGCGCTTCTGACTGGTTGAAATGGGTAATTTTTGTGGACCTTTGGGGTGATGGTACGAATGATTATGAATTCTCAAGTTTCCTTCCGGCATCAGATGTGACATTTAACGATACAAATGGAAACGGTATTCCGGACCGATATGTAGGTGCTACCGGACAAGGTCAGACGGTTTCTATTACAATACCTGAGGATATATTAGGTAGTATGTCTAATCACAAAGTAAGATGGTCAGTATCTGACGGCTGTGGTAATGTGACATCCTGTTCACAAAACTTTATGGTTGTAGATAAGAAAAAACCTACTCCATACTGTCTGAATATCAGCTCTGCATTGATGCTGAACGGACAGGTAGAATTATGGGCAGTTGACTTCAACCTTGGATCTTTTGACAACTGTACAGCAAAAAACAATTTGTTGTACACGTTTGATGGAGCGAATCCAAATCTTACCAGATTGAATCAGGTTCACTATTTTAAAGGAGCTGGTCAAAATGCATCAGAAGCTGAATATAATGCAGGTCTTGCACAAAAATGGCTACCGGCAAGCAACAGTTCAGGAAGAATTTTCAATTGTTCACATTTGCCATCAGTAGATGTTCAGATGACCGTTTGGGATGAAAAACTGAATTTTGAATACTGTCTTGTAAAACTGAACCTTGCAGACAATCAGGGTGCATGTGGAAATACTCCAAATGTAACAGTGACTGGTACTACCACAACACAAACAGGTGCAGTTTTGATTGGAGCAGAAGTAACATTGGCAAACGGAATCGCAGAGATGACACGAACGTATTATACCGGTAATAATGGAATTTTTGCTTTCCCGAATACAGTCATGCATTATGATTACACTATTCAAGGTGCAAAAAATGATGATTATCTGAATGGTGTGAGTACATTGGATCTGGTATTGATTCAGAGACATATTCTGGACCTGGAGAAGTTGAACAATCCATACAATATTATTGCAGCAGATGTTAATAATGACCAAAAAGTTACTGCGGCGGATATGGTAGAATTGAGAAAACTGATTTTAGGTATTTACAATACATTGCCAAGTAACGGCAGCTGGAAGTTTATAAACGCAAAGCAAACATTTTTTGATGTAAATCATCCTTGGCCATTGACCGAAACGATAAATCTGGAAAATCTTTCTTCCAATATGGAAAATCAGAATTTCATTTCTGTAAAAGTAGGTGATGTAAACGGATCAGCATCCAGCCAGATTTCTGGTGGAAACACTGAAAACCGAAGTGTAATAAACTTAAAATCGGATGATCAGGCCGTGGCTTCTGGTCAGGAATATACAGTATCATTTACATCTTCTGAAGTACAGAATATTTACGGATTTCAGTTTACAATGGATTTGAAAAATGCAGAGCTGATAGATGTTTTTGCTGGTTCCAAAAGATTGGCAGATGCTAATATTGCCAGACAGGATGCAAACAGATACACTGTAAGTTGGAATGATATTACTCCATTGAATGGCAATGACGTGATTTCTTTCAGAATTTTATCTAAAGCTAATGGTTTGATTTCTGATATGGTGGACGTTAACTCTACTGTTACAAAAGCAGAAATATATACCGGACAGACTCCTAAAGCCAGCAAATTGTCCCTAAGATTTGCTGATAAAGGCACTGACACAGAATTTGTGGTCTATCAGAATGAACCAAATCCGTTCAAAGATAACACTTCAATCGGGTTTAATCTTCCGGAAGCCGGAAAAGTGAAGCTGACAGTCACTGATATTAACGGTAGAGAAATCTATACCAACTCCAATTCTTTTGGCAAGGGGTATAATAATTTCACTTTGAATAGAAATGATATTAAATATACTGGTGTAATGATTTACAAAATCGAAAGTGGATCTTACACTGCAACCAAAAAGATGATCGGCCTCGAGTAA
- a CDS encoding UDP-3-O-(3-hydroxymyristoyl)glucosamine N-acyltransferase produces MKFPVPVSISSIADQYNLKIIGNPDTLALGINEIHKVKAGDITFVDVEKYYKKSLYSEATIIIINKETECPPGKVLLICEQPFEIYNQIVWEYRPFSPLLAQTGDNLNIGSDSVIEHGVHIGHDVKIGRNCYIQSGVYIGDFTEIGDNVEIQSGALIGTDAFYFKKIGEQYKKWRSGGKVIIENDVSIGAGCTINRGVSGETIVGSGTKMDCQIHIGHGVVIGKNCLLAAQVGIAGKTTIGNNCVIYGQVGIAQNLVIGDNVTIYAQSGISKNLESGQTYFGSPATEAKEKFKEMASLRMLSKSFETDHTTSI; encoded by the coding sequence ATGAAATTTCCGGTTCCAGTATCCATTTCAAGTATTGCTGACCAATATAATCTTAAAATTATTGGAAATCCTGATACACTTGCTCTGGGAATCAACGAAATACATAAAGTTAAAGCAGGAGATATCACTTTTGTAGATGTTGAAAAATATTATAAAAAATCACTTTATTCGGAAGCTACAATCATCATCATCAACAAAGAAACAGAATGCCCTCCCGGTAAAGTTTTGTTGATTTGTGAACAACCATTTGAGATTTACAACCAGATAGTCTGGGAATACCGTCCTTTCAGTCCTTTACTTGCACAGACAGGTGATAATCTCAATATAGGTTCAGATTCGGTTATAGAACATGGCGTTCATATAGGTCATGATGTAAAAATAGGTCGCAACTGTTATATTCAATCCGGAGTATATATTGGAGATTTTACTGAAATCGGGGACAATGTTGAAATTCAATCCGGCGCTTTGATAGGAACTGATGCATTCTATTTCAAAAAGATAGGTGAACAATATAAAAAGTGGCGTTCAGGAGGAAAAGTTATAATAGAAAATGATGTTTCAATTGGAGCTGGTTGTACAATAAATCGAGGCGTTTCAGGTGAAACTATCGTTGGATCAGGCACAAAAATGGACTGCCAGATACACATAGGACATGGAGTAGTCATTGGAAAAAATTGTCTCCTAGCTGCGCAGGTGGGAATTGCAGGAAAAACAACCATAGGTAATAACTGTGTTATTTATGGTCAGGTAGGAATCGCCCAAAATCTTGTAATCGGAGACAATGTAACCATTTATGCTCAATCCGGAATCTCCAAAAATCTGGAGAGCGGACAAACTTATTTTGGGAGTCCGGCTACAGAAGCTAAAGAAAAATTTAAGGAAATGGCAAGCTTACGGATGCTTTCCAAAAGTTTTGAAACAGATCATACTACTTCCATTTAA
- the polA gene encoding DNA polymerase I, which yields MEDKRLFLLDGHALVYRAHFAFIARPLINSKGLNTSAITGFVRTLWDLMVNQKPTHIAVAFDPKGGTFRHEYYPQYKANRDAQPEDITIALQYIPAIVEAFNIPVVMVNNYEADDVIGTLAKQAEKEGYTVYMVTPDKDYAQLVSPNIYMYKPGRQGNEVEILGEKEILANWDIERVEQVIDVLGLQGDSVDNIPGIPGIGPKTAVTLLKEFGSVENIIANADKLKGKQKDNVVNFAEQALLSKRLATIDINSPIQFDATRFNLDPMNKEKLKEIFLELEFRTLADQILGFKTGPQKSAPVAVQQSLFSDENMQNASSSTLSQNDEEKYTVAKKNIDNTPHQYYVTDTHEKIKDLVELLEKQSEFSFDTETTGIDAQNAELVGLVFSIKPHEAYYVPVPADQQKAKEIAASFKKVLEDKNIAKIGQNIKYDMTIMKWYDIHMEGDFFDTMIAHYLCEPDMRHKLDYLTEAYLEYKMVPIEDLIGKSGKNQLSMRDVSEEKVKEYAGEDADLTLQLAPLLKDLLKDNELETLYKEIEAPLIKVLCNLEFEGVKVNADFLNEYSKELNQIILKKEKEIYEHAGVHFNISSPKQVGEVLFDRLKVPYKWKKTSSGQYSTDFDKLTELAGEHIVIDTILEYRKFTKLKSTYVDAIPLLINPKTGRIHSNFNQARAATGRLSSENPNLQNIPIRDEAGREIRKAFEPRNADYILLAADYSQIELRLIADMSKDQSMLDAFMAGNDFHRATAAKVYNVPYDEVTSEQRRNAKTVNFSITYGAGATNLSRQLNISRKEATELIDSYFKEFKGLKSFMDNTVQFARENGYVKTLLGRRRNLRDINSRNSLTASNAERMAINTPVQGTAADMIKIAMIQIDEAFRKESLKSRMILQVHDELVFDVYKPELELVKVIVEDKMKNAVKGLTVPIVVEMGTGSNWLEAH from the coding sequence ATGGAAGACAAACGCCTTTTTCTGCTTGATGGCCATGCACTTGTTTATCGGGCACATTTTGCTTTTATAGCCAGACCTTTGATTAATTCTAAAGGACTTAATACTTCGGCGATTACTGGATTTGTCCGCACCTTGTGGGATCTGATGGTAAATCAAAAACCTACTCATATTGCGGTTGCTTTTGACCCGAAAGGCGGTACATTCAGACATGAATATTATCCGCAATATAAAGCCAACCGAGATGCACAGCCAGAAGATATTACGATAGCTTTGCAATATATTCCGGCGATTGTGGAAGCCTTTAATATTCCGGTTGTAATGGTGAATAATTATGAAGCAGATGATGTGATAGGAACATTGGCCAAGCAGGCTGAAAAAGAAGGATATACTGTGTATATGGTTACACCTGATAAAGATTATGCTCAATTGGTTTCTCCCAATATTTATATGTACAAACCCGGCAGACAAGGCAATGAAGTAGAGATTCTGGGAGAAAAAGAGATTTTGGCCAATTGGGATATTGAACGGGTAGAACAGGTGATAGATGTGTTGGGTTTACAGGGAGATAGTGTAGATAATATACCGGGTATTCCGGGCATAGGTCCCAAAACCGCAGTTACATTATTGAAAGAATTCGGATCAGTTGAAAATATCATTGCCAATGCAGATAAGCTGAAAGGTAAACAAAAGGACAATGTTGTCAATTTTGCTGAGCAGGCACTATTATCTAAGAGATTAGCAACTATAGATATTAATTCTCCTATTCAGTTTGATGCAACGAGGTTCAATCTGGATCCAATGAACAAAGAGAAGCTAAAAGAAATATTTTTAGAATTAGAATTCCGGACTCTGGCAGATCAGATTCTGGGATTTAAGACCGGACCACAGAAATCTGCACCAGTAGCGGTTCAACAGTCTTTATTTTCGGATGAAAACATGCAAAACGCATCTTCTTCAACTTTATCTCAAAACGATGAAGAAAAATACACAGTTGCTAAGAAAAATATTGATAACACCCCGCATCAGTATTATGTTACAGATACGCATGAGAAAATCAAAGATTTGGTTGAGTTATTAGAAAAACAATCAGAATTCAGTTTTGATACAGAAACAACCGGGATTGATGCGCAAAATGCAGAGTTGGTAGGTTTGGTGTTTTCAATAAAACCACATGAAGCATACTATGTACCAGTACCGGCAGACCAGCAAAAGGCAAAAGAAATAGCTGCCAGCTTTAAAAAAGTGCTTGAAGATAAAAACATTGCTAAAATTGGGCAGAACATAAAATATGATATGACTATCATGAAATGGTATGATATTCATATGGAAGGAGATTTTTTTGATACAATGATTGCGCATTATCTGTGCGAGCCGGATATGAGACACAAACTGGATTATCTCACCGAGGCTTATCTAGAGTATAAAATGGTTCCCATCGAAGACCTGATTGGGAAATCCGGAAAGAATCAACTTTCCATGCGGGATGTAAGTGAAGAAAAGGTAAAAGAATATGCCGGAGAAGATGCTGACCTTACCTTACAACTTGCACCACTACTAAAAGACTTGTTGAAAGATAATGAACTGGAAACATTATATAAAGAAATAGAAGCTCCTCTGATTAAGGTTTTGTGTAACCTGGAGTTTGAAGGTGTAAAAGTGAATGCAGATTTTCTGAACGAATATTCTAAAGAACTCAATCAGATTATCCTGAAGAAAGAAAAAGAGATATACGAACATGCCGGCGTACACTTCAATATATCATCTCCCAAACAAGTAGGAGAAGTATTGTTTGACAGACTCAAAGTGCCTTATAAATGGAAAAAAACATCATCAGGTCAGTATTCTACGGATTTTGATAAACTGACGGAGCTGGCTGGCGAACACATTGTGATTGACACGATTCTCGAATATCGTAAATTTACCAAGTTAAAAAGCACTTATGTAGATGCAATACCATTATTGATCAATCCTAAAACGGGAAGGATACACAGTAATTTTAATCAGGCAAGGGCTGCAACGGGCAGACTGAGTTCTGAAAATCCGAATCTTCAGAATATACCGATACGGGATGAAGCCGGAAGAGAAATCAGAAAGGCATTTGAACCTCGAAATGCAGATTACATCCTTTTGGCTGCCGATTATTCTCAGATAGAACTTCGGTTGATTGCGGATATGAGCAAGGATCAATCTATGCTCGATGCATTTATGGCGGGGAACGATTTTCACAGAGCGACTGCAGCCAAAGTTTATAATGTACCTTATGATGAAGTGACATCAGAACAACGCCGGAATGCCAAAACGGTCAACTTTTCAATCACTTACGGGGCAGGCGCTACCAATCTTTCCAGACAACTCAATATTAGCAGGAAAGAAGCAACAGAGTTGATAGACAGTTATTTTAAAGAATTCAAAGGCTTAAAAAGTTTTATGGATAACACGGTTCAGTTTGCCCGGGAAAACGGTTATGTAAAAACCCTTTTGGGAAGAAGAAGAAACCTGAGAGATATTAATTCCAGAAATTCTCTGACAGCATCCAATGCAGAACGAATGGCGATCAACACTCCGGTACAGGGAACAGCAGCCGACATGATTAAAATAGCAATGATTCAAATAGATGAAGCATTCAGGAAAGAAAGCCTGAAATCCCGAATGATATTACAGGTCCATGATGAATTGGTATTTGATGTATATAAACCTGAATTAGAGCTGGTGAAGGTCATTGTAGAGGATAAAATGAAAAATGCAGTCAAAGGTTTAACTGTACCCATAGTTGTCGAAATGGGAACCGGATCCAATTGGCTGGAGGCACATTGA